The following proteins are co-located in the Maridesulfovibrio sp. genome:
- a CDS encoding DUF362 domain-containing protein — MSKVYFWNLRTTRKSPHALKMKKLLKQSGMNAIIDPGNLVALKVHFGESGNTGYLNALNLRPIVDFLKKAGAKPYFTDTSTLYVGERGESVSHGLLAARHGYDPNVIGAPVLFADGLRGEYQTTIPYAGKYISEAHVGGMFMETDMMVTLNHVKGHGLAGYGGAIKNIGMGCASKKGKMHIHVSTAPHLHPEKCTGCGVCMTECAANALDLDDDGRIIMSGKCTGCGRCFLSCRFGAISIDWKSDVEVFTKRLIEYNKAILDNLKRPAMHINFLMNITPDCDCHGYSDAPICPDLGVMISSDPVAVDQASLDMINAAPPLYPSRLPDGLGQGDDKFKALTPDTPDSFGLKYAEEIGLGSRNYKLVTI; from the coding sequence ATGTCTAAAGTGTATTTCTGGAATTTGCGTACCACACGCAAATCTCCGCATGCTTTGAAGATGAAAAAACTGCTCAAGCAGTCCGGTATGAATGCCATTATTGATCCGGGCAATCTTGTTGCTCTAAAAGTACATTTCGGGGAAAGCGGAAACACCGGGTACCTAAATGCCCTTAACCTGAGGCCTATCGTAGACTTCCTGAAAAAGGCCGGAGCCAAGCCTTATTTCACTGATACCAGTACCCTTTATGTTGGAGAGCGCGGAGAATCTGTTTCCCACGGCTTGCTGGCAGCACGCCACGGTTACGATCCAAATGTTATCGGTGCCCCGGTTCTGTTTGCAGACGGCTTGCGCGGTGAATATCAAACAACCATCCCCTATGCCGGGAAATATATTTCTGAAGCCCATGTTGGCGGCATGTTCATGGAGACGGACATGATGGTTACCCTTAACCACGTCAAAGGACACGGCTTGGCAGGCTATGGCGGAGCCATTAAAAATATCGGCATGGGATGCGCTTCCAAGAAAGGTAAAATGCACATCCATGTTTCCACTGCACCGCACCTTCATCCTGAAAAATGTACCGGATGCGGAGTCTGTATGACTGAATGTGCTGCTAATGCACTCGATCTTGATGATGATGGCAGAATCATAATGAGTGGAAAATGCACCGGATGCGGACGCTGTTTTCTGTCCTGCCGTTTCGGAGCAATTTCTATCGACTGGAAAAGCGATGTGGAAGTTTTCACCAAACGGCTGATTGAATACAACAAAGCTATTCTTGATAACCTCAAGCGCCCGGCCATGCATATCAACTTTCTTATGAACATTACTCCGGACTGTGATTGTCATGGCTACAGCGATGCACCCATCTGTCCCGATCTCGGGGTAATGATATCATCAGACCCTGTTGCCGTAGATCAGGCTTCTCTTGATATGATCAATGCAGCACCTCCGCTCTACCCCAGCAGGTTACCTGACGGACTGGGTCAGGGCGATGACAAATTCAAAGCCCTGACGCCGGATACACCTGACTCTTTCGGACTCAAATATGCCGAAGAAATAGGTTTGGGTTCACGAAACTACAAGCTGGTCACTATTTAG
- a CDS encoding UDP-glucuronic acid decarboxylase family protein — protein MHLLKRVLVTGGAGFLGTHLCERLLADGCDVICVDNFFTGTKSNVTHLLSNPNFEIIRHDVTFPLYLEIDEIYNLACPASPIHYQHDPVQTTKTSVHGAINMLGLAKRTRAKIFQASTSEVYGDPEVHPQPESYVGSVNPIGPRSCYDEGKRCAETLFFDYYRQHKVNIKVARIFNTYGPKMHPNDGRVVSNFITQALLGNPITIYGDGSQTRSFCYVDDMIEGFLTLMDTPDEVTGPVNLGNPVEFTIRELAEKVIGLTGSKSELIYEPLPGDDPKQRKPDISLAKELGWEPTIQLEKGLVSTIEYFKTLDLESIFK, from the coding sequence ATGCACTTACTGAAAAGGGTACTGGTGACCGGCGGAGCAGGATTTCTGGGAACACATCTTTGTGAACGTCTTCTTGCTGACGGTTGTGATGTAATCTGTGTGGACAATTTTTTTACCGGGACCAAATCCAATGTTACTCATCTTTTGAGTAATCCTAATTTTGAAATAATCCGGCATGATGTAACTTTTCCGCTCTATCTTGAGATTGACGAAATCTACAATCTGGCCTGTCCGGCTTCGCCGATTCATTACCAGCATGATCCGGTGCAGACCACCAAGACCTCCGTGCACGGGGCAATCAATATGCTCGGTCTTGCCAAGCGCACCAGAGCTAAAATTTTTCAGGCCTCCACATCTGAAGTCTACGGCGATCCCGAAGTGCATCCGCAACCTGAGAGTTATGTGGGCAGCGTTAATCCTATCGGTCCCCGTTCCTGCTATGATGAAGGAAAACGTTGTGCCGAAACTCTTTTCTTTGATTATTACCGTCAGCACAAAGTTAACATAAAAGTTGCCCGCATATTCAATACTTACGGACCTAAAATGCATCCCAATGATGGGCGCGTGGTTTCAAATTTTATTACTCAGGCTCTTCTCGGTAACCCCATCACCATTTATGGCGATGGTTCCCAGACCCGCTCATTCTGTTATGTTGATGATATGATTGAAGGGTTTTTAACCCTGATGGATACCCCGGATGAAGTAACCGGCCCGGTGAACCTCGGTAATCCGGTTGAATTTACCATTCGCGAGTTGGCAGAAAAAGTGATTGGATTGACTGGTTCAAAATCTGAATTGATTTACGAACCACTGCCCGGTGATGATCCGAAACAACGTAAGCCTGATATATCTCTTGCCAAAGAGCTCGGCTGGGAACCGACCATCCAGCTGGAAAAAGGGTTGGTCAGCACTATTGAATATTTCAAGACCTTAGATTTGGAATCAATTTTCAAATAG
- the ilvD gene encoding dihydroxy-acid dehydratase: protein MRSKKMTGGLEKAPHRSLLYALGLSKDEVNRPLIGICNAANEIIPGHVHLHTITRAVKDGVRLAGGVPMEFPAIGVCDGLAMNHAGMRYSLPSREIIADSIEIMATAHPFDALVLIPNCDKIVPGMLMAALRLNIPTIVISGGPMLAGRKDGKKVDLITVFEGVGQVKTGNMTEEELTVLEQSACPTCGSCSGMFTANSMNCLSETIGLALPGNGTIPAVMAERTRLAKAAGAQIMTLLEKDIKPRDIVTEKSLKNAVTMDMALGCSTNTVLHLPAIFNEAGLKLDLTVFDEISRNTPNLCKLSPAGPDHIEDLNAAGGIQGVMAELAKTGRIELDPMTVTGKTVGENLKELNAGVKDHKIVRPVDDPYSNEGGIAVLFGNIAEDGCVVKQSAVAPEMMKRTCNAKVFNSEEEAVEAILGNQIVKGDAVVILYEGPKGGPGMREMLTPTSAIAGMGLGADVALITDGRFSGGTRGAAIGHVSPEAASGGAIGLVQTGDVIEIDIPGRSINVKLDETEMKKRRAEFKPIEKEMPSAFLKRYSQNVTSASTGAIYKK from the coding sequence ATGAGAAGTAAAAAAATGACTGGAGGGCTGGAGAAAGCCCCGCACCGTTCCCTGCTTTATGCACTGGGCTTGTCCAAGGACGAAGTTAACCGTCCGCTGATCGGTATCTGCAACGCTGCCAACGAGATCATTCCCGGTCACGTGCATCTGCACACTATCACCCGTGCGGTAAAAGACGGCGTACGTCTAGCCGGCGGTGTGCCCATGGAATTTCCTGCCATCGGTGTTTGTGACGGTCTGGCCATGAACCACGCGGGCATGCGTTATTCCCTGCCCAGCCGCGAGATCATTGCCGATTCCATTGAAATTATGGCTACCGCGCATCCTTTTGACGCACTGGTACTCATTCCCAACTGCGATAAAATCGTACCCGGCATGCTCATGGCTGCCCTTCGCCTGAATATCCCGACCATCGTCATCAGCGGCGGTCCCATGCTCGCAGGACGCAAAGACGGCAAAAAAGTAGATCTGATCACCGTATTCGAAGGTGTAGGTCAGGTTAAGACCGGCAACATGACCGAAGAGGAACTTACCGTACTCGAACAAAGTGCCTGCCCGACCTGCGGTTCCTGCTCCGGTATGTTCACCGCCAACTCCATGAACTGCCTTTCCGAAACCATCGGTCTGGCCCTGCCAGGCAACGGCACCATTCCGGCAGTCATGGCTGAACGCACCCGCCTTGCTAAAGCCGCCGGTGCACAAATCATGACCCTGCTCGAAAAGGACATCAAACCGCGCGACATCGTTACTGAGAAAAGCCTCAAGAACGCGGTAACCATGGATATGGCTCTGGGATGCTCCACCAACACAGTGCTGCATCTGCCCGCCATCTTCAACGAAGCAGGCCTCAAGCTGGACCTGACCGTATTTGATGAAATCAGCCGCAACACCCCCAACCTCTGTAAACTTTCCCCTGCCGGTCCCGACCACATCGAAGACCTTAACGCAGCAGGCGGCATTCAGGGTGTAATGGCGGAACTTGCCAAGACCGGACGCATCGAGCTTGATCCGATGACCGTCACCGGTAAAACTGTTGGTGAAAACCTCAAGGAACTGAACGCAGGAGTCAAAGACCACAAGATTGTACGCCCGGTTGATGATCCCTACTCCAACGAAGGCGGTATCGCGGTTCTGTTCGGTAACATTGCTGAAGACGGCTGCGTAGTTAAGCAGTCCGCAGTGGCACCTGAAATGATGAAACGCACCTGCAACGCCAAAGTTTTCAATTCCGAAGAAGAAGCTGTTGAAGCGATTCTCGGCAACCAGATCGTCAAAGGTGACGCCGTGGTAATCCTTTATGAAGGACCTAAGGGTGGACCAGGTATGCGTGAAATGCTGACCCCCACCTCCGCAATCGCAGGTATGGGACTCGGCGCAGACGTAGCCCTGATCACTGACGGACGTTTTTCCGGCGGTACCCGCGGTGCGGCCATCGGCCATGTTTCCCCGGAAGCTGCTTCCGGCGGTGCTATCGGACTGGTTCAGACCGGCGATGTAATTGAAATCGACATCCCCGGCCGTTCTATCAATGTGAAGCTCGATGAAACTGAAATGAAAAAACGCCGCGCTGAATTCAAGCCCATTGAAAAGGAAATGCCCTCCGCATTCCTCAAACGCTACAGCCAAAACGTAACCTCAGCATCAACCGGTGCTATTTATAAAAAATAA
- a CDS encoding permease-like cell division protein FtsX, which produces MLALFFRLIGRGIRDLGLHPWANIFTLVAVTMVSIMAGLFMLTLHNVNQELLKSKGQVEIQIFWASNTPAEDYEKQWSDLRNIEGLIDIRTFTPENALKQLSEALSDSDDFSWLDKSRNPLPPTALLSFSVEPGVENERWAADLLHDLKALPFVDKVHYNPLQIDLARGWISLTQSIVWPIIAFLGLIVALVVGNTMRLSLMTRKDEIEILYLVGAKQWFIRLPLLTGGALLGLVGSSTALGILYAAQQFFTDILNFPPLFMKLTFLPHEQCLILAGTVTLIGMLSSFVAVKN; this is translated from the coding sequence ATGCTAGCACTTTTCTTCAGGCTCATCGGCCGTGGCATACGCGATCTTGGACTACACCCGTGGGCTAATATTTTTACCCTCGTGGCTGTTACCATGGTCTCCATCATGGCCGGACTCTTCATGCTCACCCTGCATAACGTCAATCAGGAGCTGCTCAAGAGTAAAGGTCAGGTTGAAATCCAGATTTTCTGGGCTTCAAATACTCCGGCGGAAGATTACGAAAAGCAATGGTCCGATCTCCGTAATATTGAAGGCTTAATAGACATCCGTACCTTCACACCGGAAAACGCTTTAAAGCAGCTTTCCGAAGCGCTCAGCGACAGTGACGATTTCTCATGGCTCGACAAATCAAGGAATCCCCTGCCGCCCACTGCCCTGCTCTCTTTTTCCGTAGAACCGGGCGTTGAAAACGAACGTTGGGCCGCTGATTTACTGCATGACCTTAAAGCACTTCCCTTTGTGGACAAGGTGCATTACAATCCCCTGCAGATTGACCTTGCAAGGGGCTGGATCAGCCTGACCCAATCCATAGTCTGGCCCATCATCGCTTTCCTCGGTCTGATAGTCGCACTGGTTGTCGGAAACACCATGCGCCTTTCACTCATGACCCGCAAAGATGAAATAGAGATCCTATATCTAGTAGGCGCCAAGCAATGGTTTATCCGCCTTCCGCTCCTAACCGGAGGGGCACTGCTCGGACTAGTCGGAAGTTCTACAGCCTTAGGTATCCTTTACGCTGCCCAGCAATTTTTCACAGATATCCTGAACTTTCCGCCACTATTCATGAAATTGACCTTCCTGCCCCATGAACAATGCCTTATACTGGCAGGAACCGTCACCCTGATCGGAATGCTGAGCAGCTTTGTGGCTGTTAAGAATTAA
- the ftsE gene encoding cell division ATP-binding protein FtsE: protein MIRLNRLSYNFGSNWALKDVSLHIQKGEFIFLTGHSGAGKTTLMRLLYGALPLTRGQASVAGYDLHNIKRGQIPMLRRELGVVFQDFKILPNRSVYENVSLALTVRSMPKSVVDKRVRAIIRALGLEKKSYSKCSSLSGGEQQRVAIARAMVVNPKLIIADEPTGNLDFELSLHLMDVFKQFHTHGTTVVMATHSREILRCVPDARIIHLEGGQLCEPPEYLTSELCPC from the coding sequence ATGATCCGGCTTAACCGGCTTTCATACAACTTCGGCTCTAACTGGGCCTTGAAGGACGTCTCCCTGCATATTCAAAAAGGGGAATTCATCTTTCTGACCGGACATTCCGGGGCAGGCAAGACCACTCTTATGCGTCTGCTTTACGGAGCCCTGCCGCTCACCCGTGGACAGGCCTCTGTTGCCGGATATGATCTGCATAATATCAAACGCGGCCAGATTCCCATGTTGCGGCGTGAGCTTGGTGTTGTCTTTCAGGATTTCAAAATCCTGCCGAACCGCTCAGTATACGAAAATGTTTCCCTAGCCCTCACAGTTCGCAGCATGCCCAAATCTGTTGTGGATAAAAGGGTACGGGCCATTATCCGAGCCCTCGGTCTTGAAAAGAAAAGCTACTCCAAATGCAGCAGCCTTTCCGGCGGTGAACAGCAGCGGGTAGCCATCGCCAGAGCAATGGTGGTCAATCCCAAACTCATCATTGCCGACGAACCTACCGGAAACCTCGACTTTGAGCTTTCTCTGCATTTGATGGATGTTTTCAAGCAATTTCATACTCATGGCACTACAGTGGTCATGGCAACCCACAGCCGGGAAATCCTGCGCTGTGTCCCTGACGCAAGAATAATCCACCTTGAAGGCGGCCAGCTCTGCGAACCACCGGAGTATCTTACCTCGGAGCTCTGCCCATGCTAG
- a CDS encoding pyridoxal phosphate-dependent aminotransferase, translating into MKISERLMRAKPSATLAVNAKAQELRAQGKEIVSLAVGEPDFPTPAHVCEAMKKAVDDGFHRYTAVPGLPELRTAVANYYGKFYGAKAEAENTIISNGGKHSLYNLFMALIDPGDEVLIPAPYWVSYPAMVELADGKPVIVPTTAESGFLAEIKDLEAACTDKTKLLILNTPSNPTGGHYPQAQLDEIANWAKSKGIFIVSDEVYDRLVYKPAEYSTLSNFWEKNPEDVAIVGALSKSFAMTGWRVGTTLAHADLVKAMIKIQGQSTSNVNTMAQKAALAAFEGPWDLIDEMCVKFQRRRDLAYDIITSWPGVICTKPDGAFYLFPVLETFYTEETPDSASMCTKLLEEAGVALVPGSAFGDDRCIRFSYAVDDEVLKNSLEKIGKVLMGK; encoded by the coding sequence ATGAAAATTTCTGAAAGACTTATGAGGGCTAAACCGTCAGCAACTCTGGCTGTAAACGCCAAGGCACAGGAACTGCGCGCACAGGGTAAGGAAATAGTAAGCCTCGCGGTTGGCGAGCCTGATTTTCCTACTCCGGCGCATGTCTGCGAAGCTATGAAGAAAGCTGTTGATGATGGATTTCACCGTTATACCGCAGTACCCGGACTCCCGGAACTGCGTACAGCTGTAGCAAATTACTACGGTAAATTTTACGGTGCAAAAGCTGAAGCTGAAAATACCATTATCAGTAATGGTGGTAAGCACTCTCTGTATAACCTGTTCATGGCCTTGATTGATCCGGGCGATGAAGTGCTTATTCCTGCTCCCTACTGGGTAAGTTACCCTGCTATGGTTGAGCTTGCTGACGGTAAGCCGGTTATCGTGCCTACAACCGCCGAGTCCGGTTTTCTGGCTGAGATCAAGGATCTTGAAGCAGCATGTACTGATAAGACCAAACTGCTTATCCTGAATACTCCCTCCAACCCCACCGGTGGACATTATCCTCAGGCACAGCTTGATGAAATTGCCAACTGGGCCAAGTCCAAAGGAATCTTCATTGTTTCCGATGAAGTCTATGATCGTCTGGTATATAAACCGGCCGAGTATTCCACTCTTTCCAATTTCTGGGAAAAGAACCCTGAAGATGTAGCCATCGTCGGTGCTCTTTCCAAGAGTTTCGCTATGACCGGCTGGCGTGTGGGAACCACCCTTGCCCATGCCGATCTGGTTAAAGCCATGATTAAGATTCAGGGTCAGTCCACTTCCAACGTCAACACCATGGCCCAGAAAGCTGCACTGGCTGCTTTTGAAGGTCCTTGGGATCTTATTGATGAGATGTGCGTCAAGTTCCAGCGTCGCCGTGATCTTGCTTACGATATCATAACATCATGGCCCGGTGTTATCTGCACCAAACCGGACGGAGCTTTCTACCTCTTCCCGGTTCTGGAAACCTTCTACACTGAAGAAACCCCGGATTCCGCTTCCATGTGTACCAAGCTTCTGGAAGAAGCCGGAGTAGCTCTCGTGCCCGGTTCTGCTTTCGGTGATGACCGCTGTATCCGCTTCTCTTATGCGGTGGATGATGAAGTGCTCAAAAATTCACTGGAAAAAATCGGCAAAGTGTTGATGGGAAAATAA
- a CDS encoding glucose-6-phosphate isomerase: protein MAANILDWTDSWYERLDSESHCDSAASIAARFSGEVAEGKLPFCSMPFMASLLHDLDGLEDYVKSFDHMLLLGIGGSALGARALQKAFFPQQDQPGHEGPWLWIADNVCAKTLDAYLQKLPLEKTLVAVVSKSGGTIETISQYFLVRDKLKQDLGDNWNRNLLFVTDKEKGFLREQADEFSVRTLEVPDYLGGRYSVLSAVGLLPAMFMGIDYRSLVEGASAVLSPLASSDLNGDLLSRHPAFKMACWASGLMGEGYNELIFFSYIPQWACFGQWFAQLWAESLGKEGKGSQPLPAVGATDQHSVNQMFLDGPRNKGCLFLTCPSLPEGASFSDDIPDNFAYLKGKSFGELIHAEGLGTKMALAANKVPLVEMQMEADSEEAAGRLMGLLMAATIFTGWLIEINPIDQPAVEMGKLLAKARLGADGLEKEKESLNSFLNTKREEQEF from the coding sequence ATGGCTGCTAATATTCTTGATTGGACCGACAGCTGGTACGAACGTCTTGATTCTGAATCACATTGCGATTCAGCAGCTTCCATTGCTGCAAGATTCAGCGGAGAAGTGGCTGAAGGCAAGCTGCCTTTCTGCTCCATGCCGTTCATGGCTTCTTTGCTGCATGATCTGGACGGCCTTGAAGATTACGTAAAAAGTTTCGACCATATGCTTCTGCTGGGTATCGGGGGCTCCGCTCTCGGCGCACGAGCCTTGCAGAAAGCTTTCTTCCCGCAGCAGGACCAGCCCGGCCATGAAGGTCCGTGGCTTTGGATTGCTGACAATGTCTGCGCCAAGACCCTTGACGCATATCTTCAGAAACTTCCCCTTGAGAAAACACTTGTGGCGGTTGTCTCCAAATCCGGAGGCACAATCGAAACAATCAGCCAGTATTTCCTTGTCCGCGATAAACTTAAGCAGGACCTTGGTGATAACTGGAACCGCAACCTTCTTTTCGTAACCGATAAGGAAAAGGGGTTCCTGCGTGAGCAGGCTGATGAATTTTCCGTACGCACCCTCGAAGTCCCCGACTATCTTGGTGGCAGGTATTCCGTGCTATCTGCTGTCGGGCTGCTTCCGGCAATGTTCATGGGCATTGATTATCGTTCGCTGGTTGAAGGTGCTTCCGCTGTTCTCTCGCCCTTGGCATCGTCGGACCTTAACGGTGACCTGCTGAGTCGCCATCCGGCATTTAAAATGGCCTGCTGGGCTTCCGGTCTGATGGGCGAAGGGTATAATGAACTGATTTTCTTTTCCTACATCCCGCAATGGGCCTGCTTCGGACAATGGTTTGCCCAGCTCTGGGCTGAAAGCCTCGGCAAGGAAGGGAAGGGCAGTCAGCCGCTTCCGGCTGTAGGAGCCACAGACCAGCATTCCGTGAACCAGATGTTTCTGGATGGGCCGCGTAACAAAGGTTGCCTGTTCCTGACCTGCCCTTCTTTACCTGAAGGGGCGTCCTTTTCGGACGATATTCCGGACAATTTCGCTTATCTTAAAGGTAAGAGCTTCGGTGAATTGATTCATGCTGAAGGTCTCGGAACCAAGATGGCACTGGCCGCGAATAAGGTCCCGTTGGTTGAAATGCAGATGGAAGCCGATTCAGAGGAAGCTGCCGGTCGTCTCATGGGTTTGCTCATGGCTGCGACCATTTTTACCGGTTGGTTGATCGAGATTAATCCCATTGACCAGCCTGCTGTGGAAATGGGTAAACTGCTCGCCAAAGCACGTCTCGGCGCTGACGGTCTGGAAAAGGAAAAGGAAAGTCTCAATTCTTTCCTGAATACTAAGCGTGAAGAACAGGAATTTTAG